DNA sequence from the Stenotrophomonas sp. 24(2023) genome:
TGCTGGTCACGCTGTGGCTGACCACCGGGCTGGGCCAGCTCAGCCGCTATGCGCGCGCCGTGGCCGCCGGCGAACCGGTGCCGCCGCCCCGCCCGCGCAGCGATGAGATCGGCGATCTGGGCCAGGCGCTGGAAACCATGCGCCGCAAGCTGGAAGGCAAGGCCTACGTCGAGCAGTACGTGCAGTCGCTCACCCACGAGATGAAGAGCCCGCTGGCCGCCATCCGCGGCGCCGCGGAACTGCTGCAGGAACCGATGCCCGATGCCGACCGGGTGCACTTCGCCCGCAGCATCGTCGACCAGCAGCAGCGCCTGACCGCCACCATCGACAAGCTGCTGGCGCTGGCCGAAGTGGAGCAGCATGGCTGGCTGCAGACCCGTGAGCCGGTGGCGTTGCCGGCGCTGCTGGCTGACGCTGCCGCCGCCGCACAGGTGCGTGCGCAGGCGGCGGGCCTGCAGCTGCAGGCCGGGGCCGCGCCGGCGCTGGCCGTGCAGGGCGATGCCTATCTGCTGCGGCAGGCACTGCACAACCTGATCGAGAATGCCATCGCGTTCTCGCCGGCCGGCAGCGTGATCGCGCTGGAGGCCGTGGCCGAAGGCCAGGGCGTGCGCCTGCAGGTGGCCGACCGCGGCGTGGGCGTGCCCGACTATGCGCGCGAGCGCGTGTTCGAACGCTTCTACTCACTGGCGCGCCCGGGCACCGGCCAGCGCAGCTCCGGGCTGGGCCTGCCGTTCGTGCAGGAAGTCGCCCGCCTGCATGGTGGCCGGGCCAGCCTGCAGCCGCGCGACGGCGGTGGCACCGTGGCCAGCCTGTGGCTGCCGCTGGAGGGCGGCGCCCCGCGCACGCGGCGCTGACTTCACGCTCACTTCAACTTCGCCACAAACCGCGCTCACCGCCGGCATCCATCCTGCAGTCCTCTCCAACGAGGATGGACCATGAAATCCCTGAAGATGCTGCTGCGGTTCGCCATTGTCGGCGGGCTGATCCTGCTGCTGCTGGTGCCGCTGACGATGATCCGTGGCGTCATCACCGAACGTGCGGCCTACCGCGAGGAAGCCTTCACCCGCGTGGCCGACAGCCGTGCCGGTGCGCAGACCCTGGTCGGCCCGATCCGGGTGGTGCCGTGGACCGAGCGCGAGCAGGTGGAGGTGGTTGATGCGCAGGGCAACAAGAAGGTGCAGGTCAACACCACCGAAGGCCACTGGCTGCAGATGCCGCGCACGCTGGAAGTGAAGGGCGAACTGCTGCCCGACCAGCGCTCGGTCGGCCTGTTCAAGGTGCCGGTGTACAGCTGGAACGGGCAGGTCAAGGCGGTGTTCGCCGCCGATGATTATCCGGCCAAGGCCGGGCGTACCTATGGCCGGCCCTACCTGGTGCTGGGTGTGTCCGATGCCCGTGGCCTGGTCGGCACGCCGAACCTGCGCGTGGACGGTACCGCGGTGCGCCTGCTGCCCGGCGTCGGCGCGGCGGCCACGGTGGGCCGGGGCCTGCACGCACCGATGGCCGGGCTGGCCGATGCCGCTGGCGGCACCCTGGCCGGCAGCAGCGTCGAACTGGAACTGCGCCTGGATGGCAGCCGTCTGCTGTCGGTGGTGCCGGCCGGCGATGACAACCAGATCGCCCTGCGTTCGGCCTGGCCGCACCCGTCCTTCGCCGGGTCGTTCCTGCCCAATGAGCGCCGCGTCACCGCGCAGGGCTTCGATGCGCACTGGGCGGTGTCCTCGCTGGCCTCGGATGCACAGCGCCAGCTGCGCGAAGGCCCCAGCGACCAGGCGCAGTCGGTGCAGGTCTCGCTGGTCGATCCGGTGGACGTCTACACCCAGGCCGACCGCGCTTCCAAGTACGGCGTACTGTTCGTGCTGCTGACCTTCGTCGGCTTCATCCTGTTCGAACTGATCAAATCGCTGCGCATCCACCCGCTGCAGTACCTGATGGTCGGCCTGGCGCTGGCCGTGTTCTTCCTGCTGCTGATCAGCCTGTCCGAGCACATCGCCTTCTGGCAGGCGTACCTGGTCTCGGCCGTGGCCTGCATCGGCCTGCAGGCGGTGTACCTGGCCAACGTGCTGGGCCACTGGAAGCGCGGCCTGGGCTTCGCCGCGATGCTGACCGTGCTGTATGGCGCGCTGTATGGCCTGCTGATCTCGGAAAACAACGCACTGCTGATGGGCTCGCTGCTGCTGTTCGCGATCCTGGCCGTGGCGATGTGGGTGACCCGTCGGGTGGACTGGTATGGCCTGGCGGCCAGCCTGAAGTAAGGAGCCGACCATGGGGTGGCGACAGGGATTGCAGCAGCGGGCGCGACAGGGCGTGCCGGCGCTGCTGGAAGTGGATGCGCTGCTGCAGGCCCATGGTGTGCTGGCGGCGCTGCCGGGGGCACGGATCGCCCCCGGCCTGGTCCGCTTCCAGCTGGCGGCGGCGACCTGCGAAGGACTGCAGCGGCAGGGCCTGGGCTGGCTGCAGGGCGCGCGGCAGGGACGCGGTGCGTTGGCCGGAACGGTACCGCGCTACCGGCCTTGGCTGGCCGGGGCGCAGGCGCTGGCCGAGATCGGCATCGGCGGCCTGCCCGGTGACTGGCCGGCGCACGCCGCGGTGTACGGCTGCAGCAGCCTCGACCGGCGCCATTGGTTGCT
Encoded proteins:
- the creD gene encoding cell envelope integrity protein CreD, which translates into the protein MKSLKMLLRFAIVGGLILLLLVPLTMIRGVITERAAYREEAFTRVADSRAGAQTLVGPIRVVPWTEREQVEVVDAQGNKKVQVNTTEGHWLQMPRTLEVKGELLPDQRSVGLFKVPVYSWNGQVKAVFAADDYPAKAGRTYGRPYLVLGVSDARGLVGTPNLRVDGTAVRLLPGVGAAATVGRGLHAPMAGLADAAGGTLAGSSVELELRLDGSRLLSVVPAGDDNQIALRSAWPHPSFAGSFLPNERRVTAQGFDAHWAVSSLASDAQRQLREGPSDQAQSVQVSLVDPVDVYTQADRASKYGVLFVLLTFVGFILFELIKSLRIHPLQYLMVGLALAVFFLLLISLSEHIAFWQAYLVSAVACIGLQAVYLANVLGHWKRGLGFAAMLTVLYGALYGLLISENNALLMGSLLLFAILAVAMWVTRRVDWYGLAASLK
- the creC gene encoding two-component system sensor histidine kinase CreC, yielding MRLVLKLFLGFFLIVGIAAFFVMRVFVNEVKPGVRQAMESTLVDAANVLAEMAASDLKQGTIGSGSFTRNLAKARLRDPKAMVWRFPKRALDYRVTITDAKGIVVYDSLGRDVGRDNSRWNDVYRTLRGEYGARSSPETPGDESNTVMHVAAPVYDPADGHTLIGVLSLAQPNRSIDPFIAASQRAIMERGAWLIGLSALVGVLVTLWLTTGLGQLSRYARAVAAGEPVPPPRPRSDEIGDLGQALETMRRKLEGKAYVEQYVQSLTHEMKSPLAAIRGAAELLQEPMPDADRVHFARSIVDQQQRLTATIDKLLALAEVEQHGWLQTREPVALPALLADAAAAAQVRAQAAGLQLQAGAAPALAVQGDAYLLRQALHNLIENAIAFSPAGSVIALEAVAEGQGVRLQVADRGVGVPDYARERVFERFYSLARPGTGQRSSGLGLPFVQEVARLHGGRASLQPRDGGGTVASLWLPLEGGAPRTRR